The DNA sequence GGGTGTCTCCGTCGGGCAGGGGGTGGTCGCCGGAATGGGGGTTCCCACCGGGGTCTTTGTCGGGAGCGTCTCCGTCGGGGTGGGCGGGGCCGCATCGACGGTAATGTAGCCCTCCTTCTCGACCATGGCGAGGTACGCATCAGCCGTCCAGACACTCATCCTGACGGTATAGGTGCCGGGAGTGGTGTAGGTGTGTGCCGGGTGTTCCTCGCCCGCACCGTTTCCTACACTGCCGTTTCCGTCCCCGAAGTCCCACGCCCAGCGGTCCGCACCGGGGGCGGACGAGGTGAACTGTACCGTCAGGGGTGCCGTTCCGTTGAGCGGTTCTGCGACAAAATCGGGCGGAATCTCGAGGGGGGTGACGGGGGTAATTCCCCCGACGACGATGAAGTCCTTCTTGACAACTGCATCTTCACGCCCGCCGGTCCCCTTAATGGTGAGGGAGACGGTGTAGAGGCCGGGGAAGGTGTAGGTATGGACCGGGTTGGAGATGTCGGTGCGTTCTTCGGGCAAAAGATAGGTGTCGCCGAAGTCCCACACCCACTCGTTCGCCCAGCCGTTCCTCACATCGGCGGCGTTCGTTCCCTGGAAATATACGGTCAGGGGGGCCGGGCCGGACTTCGGCGTCGCGGAAAAGTCCGCCCGGTTCACCGCTCCCGGTTCGGTGGAGGACGGGGTGATGCCCCCGCCGCTGACGACGATATAGGCCTCCTTCTTCTCCGTTCCCAGATAGGCGTTGCCGGCGTAGGCGGTCAGGGTGACCGTGTAGACGCCCGGTTCGAGGTAGGTATGGACAGGGACCTCCTTCTCCGGAGTCGACCCTTTGACGCCGGTCCCGTCCCCGAACGTCCAGTCCCAGGTGTCCGCGCCGGGGGCGAAGGCCGAGAAGGTGACCTGCAGGGGCGGCGGGCCGGTGACCGGGATGGCGGCAAAGTCAACTGGTGCGTCCTCGCCCGCGGCAAGGGCCGGCAGGATGCAGAGGCAGGCACAGAGCAGTCCTGCAAAACAGCACAGGATGGTAATTCGTCGAATCATCGTATTTCACTCCTCAATGGTGCTTCGTTCTACCTGCGGGGTTATGTAGCTTTTCTTCAGGAGAAGGAATTGCGATTCAGGGAAGGAAGAACGGTGGGATGCGGTGGGATAAAAACAGGGGGGGGGAGGCCCCTGCCCGGGAAAACAGAATTATTTCTTCTGGCTGTTCATCAGGAAGAATGCACCCGCTCCTATGATCACCACGATCATGATGCCCCAGACCCACGGGAAGCCGCCGGTGGTGTTCTGTTGGGCAGCCTGTTCAATCGGCCCGACGGGTACGGGCCCGTTGTCCGTCGGTTCGATCGTCGGGGTGACCTCCGGAACGGTGGTCGGTTCCGGTGTCGCCGTTACGGACGGCTCAGGCGTGGGTGTCTCCGTCGGTTCGGCGGCGGTTGCATTATCTTCGCCGACGGTTGGCGTCGGTTCGGGAGTCGGCGTCGGCGTCTTCGTCAGGTCGGGTGAATCGTCGTCGTCATTGACGATGACCACGGGGGCGGGGGTCGGCGTCGCGGCCGTCACGGTGATGGTGGGGCAGTCGTCCACGACGACGGCGTACACCGGCATTATTGTCCCGGCCATGACCTGTGCACTGATAGGGGTGAGGTTGCCGATATCATCTTCGCTGAGGTCGTAATCTTCCATCTCTGTTGTGTCGATGCCGAAGACGGTCAGTGCGGTCGCATAACTCCCGGCCCCCGTGTAGGTGTGGGCGGCGGTGTACGGGTCGTCCACATTCCAGAGCATGCGGCCATAGGTGCCGTCACCGAAGGTGAAGAAGCCCAGCAGGTACTCGTCACCACTCCGGACGGCGCCGTTCTCTCTGTTCTGGGTCAGATTGAAGGTCACTGCGAGGGGGGTCTCTCCGGTCGTGGGGTCGGCGGCGAGGGTGAAGGCGGGGGAGGAGTCCGGCATTGCATACGCGATGAGGGATCCCTCTCCGGCCGATGCCTCATAGGCGATGACCGGAACATCGGTCTCTCCGTCGGACTGGACGGCAAGGGAACAGCGGGAGATGGTGGTATAGGTGGCAACGGTCTCCGATGTCCAGTCCGTTTCAGGGTTGTATGTGGCGTACATCAGCTCGTCAGCGCCCTCGGCGGGACTGAGGGGGAAGGCCGCCCGGACCATTCCGTCACTGCCGACGGCAATGGAGAGATCCGGGGCAAGCCCCGTGTAGAAGGTAACCGGTTCCAGATCCATCTGGAAATAGCGATATGAAAGGAGGCTGTCCGAACGTCCGTAGAGAACCCGGTAGGTGCCCGGATTGAGCCTGTTGGTGAAGAGGAAATGGGCAAGGCCGTCATCGGTCGCGGCAATGGCGACGCTGCCGAAGGAATATCCCTCCCAGTTATGAACCGCATCTGCGCTGGTCCATACCGTGCCACCGTTGGTGGAGTAGGCGTA is a window from the Methanovulcanius yangii genome containing:
- a CDS encoding PKD domain-containing protein, with translation MIRRITILCCFAGLLCACLCILPALAAGEDAPVDFAAIPVTGPPPLQVTFSAFAPGADTWDWTFGDGTGVKGSTPEKEVPVHTYLEPGVYTVTLTAYAGNAYLGTEKKEAYIVVSGGGITPSSTEPGAVNRADFSATPKSGPAPLTVYFQGTNAADVRNGWANEWVWDFGDTYLLPEERTDISNPVHTYTFPGLYTVSLTIKGTGGREDAVVKKDFIVVGGITPVTPLEIPPDFVAEPLNGTAPLTVQFTSSAPGADRWAWDFGDGNGSVGNGAGEEHPAHTYTTPGTYTVRMSVWTADAYLAMVEKEGYITVDAAPPTPTETLPTKTPVGTPIPATTPCPTETPFPAWMAAAGLGGAVLLLGRGNRRG